The genome window GTAATTCTCTGACCTCAAAACGTACGCGAAAGGGCGGCTGTATCATACTGATAAATTCACCTGTACATACGCCCTTCGCCGTTACGTTTATTCGTTATTTTTAATGCATGGATAGATATCAAACCGATGGTTTTTAGTGGTAATCGCTGATGGCGCTTTTTGTCCCGCAAGGGGCTCTGCATAGTCAGGGCGCTTAACAACTACCCTACGTTTAGCCAAAGTAATCGCAGGGGCTAATAATGAATCTGCATCATCATCTGCTCCCACCAATGACTGAAATACTCGCATTTCCTTCTTCACTAAAGCACTTTTTTGCCGATGAGGGTACATCGGGTCGAGATAGATAACATCAGGCGCGTGGGTTATTTCACTCAGAGCGGTAATACTGGATGCATGGATCAATGACATTCGCTCTTGTAACCATGGGCCAATTTCTGCATCTTGATAGCCCCGTTGTAAGCCATCGTCTAATAGGGCAGCAACCACAGGGTGACGTTCCAACATGCGGACATGGCAACCGAGAGCGGCGAGAACAAAGGCATCACGCCCTAGGCCAGCAGTGGCATCAACCACATCGGGAATATAATCTTTTTTGATTCCCACAGCTTTGGCGACCGCTTCACCACGACCCCCTCCAAATTTACGGCGATGGGCCATAGCCCCAGAGACGAAGTCGACAAAAATTCCCCCTAATTTAGGTTCATCTAGCTTACGCAGTTGTAAATTTTCAGGCGTAAGCACGACAGCCATAACGGCATCAGGGGTATGAGAAAGCTGCCATTTTTCAGAAAGTTGAGAGAGCGTGCCGGGATCGGCACCCTCTTCACAGATCAACTGGATCGCAATGTCATTAGCCATGGATACCATAGCTCTTTAACATCGCATCGAGTTCTGGTTTACGACCACGGAAGCGTTCAAACAGCGCCATTGGCTCTTCAGAACCCCCACGACTTAGGATATTGTCGAGGAAGGACTGACCCGTTTGACGATTAAAGATACCTTCTTCACTGAAGCGTGAGTATGCATCTGCCGCGAGTACATCTGCCCACAAGTAGCTGTAATAACCTGCGGCGTATCCCCCCGCAAAGATATGGCTAAAGGCATGTGGGAAACGTGACCATTCAGGGGAGGGTACGACAGCGACTTTGTCTTTAATTGCATATAACGTTGGCATGACTTGCGCACCTTTTGCTGGGTCATATTCAGCGTGTAAGGTGAAGTCAAATAGACCAAATTCCAACTGACGCAGAACAAACATGGCTGACTGGTAATTCTTCGCCGCTAACATGCTATTGAGCATTTCTGTTGGTAATGGTTCGCCTGTTTCATAATGGCCAGAAATAAATTCGAGGGCTTCGGGCTCCCAGCACCAGTTTTCCATAAATTGACTTGGTAGCTCGACGGCATCCCATGGCACCCCGTTAATCCCTGCGACATCTGCAACATCAATTTGTGTTAACATATGATGTAAGCCGTGGCCAAATTCATGGAATAAGGTAGTGACTTCATTATGGGTAAACAGTGCGGGTTTATCACCGAGTGGCTTGTTGAAGTTACAAGTTAAGTAAGCGACAGGATTTTGTAACGAGCCATCTTTATGCACCATACGACCCACACAATCGTCCATCCAAGCCCCACCACGCTTGTGTTCACGAGCGTAGAGGTCAAGGTAGAAACTACCGCGCAGAGTGTTGGTTTCGTCATAGAGTTC of Providencia rettgeri contains these proteins:
- the rsmJ gene encoding Ribosomal RNA small subunit methyltransferase J, which codes for MANDIAIQLICEEGADPGTLSQLSEKWQLSHTPDAVMAVVLTPENLQLRKLDEPKLGGIFVDFVSGAMAHRRKFGGGRGEAVAKAVGIKKDYIPDVVDATAGLGRDAFVLAALGCHVRMLERHPVVAALLDDGLQRGYQDAEIGPWLQERMSLIHASSITALSEITHAPDVIYLDPMYPHRQKSALVKKEMRVFQSLVGADDDADSLLAPAITLAKRRVVVKRPDYAEPLAGQKAPSAITTKNHRFDIYPCIKNNE